TGGAAAGGTACTGAAACCGCCACGGCGGTAGTCACCAATTGTTGTCCTCCCTGCTCCCCCAGCCATTTCAATAACACGTTTCCGCCCAGAGAAACCCCGACTACCGCTTTTAAGGTATTCGGTTCACGTTCAGCCAATAAGCGCAATAAATAATCCAAATCGCCGGTATCGCCTGAATGATAGGCACGGGGAAGACGATTCGGTTCTTTACTGGCGCCGCGAAAATGCATCAGCATGGCTCGCCAGCCATGCCGGTTGAAGGCGCGCATCAAACCACCCGCATACGTCGACTCAATACTGCCCCCGAGACCATGAAGCAAAATAACCAGCGGTGTGTCATCGGCCAGGCCATTCACCGCCCAGGCCAAATCAATAAAATCACCGTCAGGCAATTCAATCCGCTCGGAACCATCAACCGGGGCGGTGATACGACGCATCATCGTCGGGTACAGTGTCTGCCCATGACCATTCGTTAACCACCAGGCCGGTTTAAATTTGCTTTCGATGATCATACGTCCTCCTGATGATACGGAGGACTGTAGTCATGGACCGCATCGATCATGGCCGCAACGCTTTCAGGCGTTACATCCGGAGTGATGCCATGTCCGAGATTAAAGACATGACCGTTACCCTTACCGAATGAAGCCAGTACTTTTCCGACCTCTTCACGGATAACGCTTTCATTTGCCAGTAAAACGGCCGGGTCAAGGTTGCCCTGCAAAGCCACCTGATTGCCCACCCGCACTCTGGCGCGCTGCAAATCACAGGTCCAATCCAGACCTAAGGCATCGCATCCTGTCATGGCCATGTCCTCCAACCATTGCCCCCCCCCT
This region of Legionella taurinensis genomic DNA includes:
- a CDS encoding hydrolase codes for the protein MIIESKFKPAWWLTNGHGQTLYPTMMRRITAPVDGSERIELPDGDFIDLAWAVNGLADDTPLVILLHGLGGSIESTYAGGLMRAFNRHGWRAMLMHFRGASKEPNRLPRAYHSGDTGDLDYLLRLLAEREPNTLKAVVGVSLGGNVLLKWLGEQGGQQLVTTAVAVSVPFQLRLVADKMGQGFSRIYQSYLLRRLKGVFHRKIEFLNLDLPKELMNVNQWRCFWTFDEKVTAPLHGFAHVHAYYRQASCHAYLSNIATPTLIIHALDDPFMTPDVVPEEKDLSDQITLELSERGGHVGFISGSFIGQPVYWLEERIPAHLHQQFSKIGTDGSVE